The Nocardia sp. NBC_00508 nucleotide sequence GATGACCAGCAACGCGACCACGATGCCGACCAGTGTCATCAGGCCGACCAGGGTGGTCGCCACCCCGGTCTGCAGAAATGTCGACAGTGCGTCGACGTCGGTGGTCATCCGGGTCATGATCCGGCCGGAGAGTTCGCGTTCGTAGTAGTCCAGCCCGAGCCGCTGCAGATGCGCGAAGCTGCGGACCCGCAAGGCGAACAGCACTCGTTCTCCGGTGCGCGCGGTCAGCACGGTGGTCGCCGCGCCGACCGCCAAGCCCGCGGCGGCGAGCACCACGCCCAGCAGCGCGGCGCGAACCAGCGCCGCGGCATTGTCGCCGAGCACACCACCGTCGATCGCGTAGCGCACCAGAGGTGGGAACGCGATGCCGATCGCGGCGTCCGCCGCCAGCAGAGCCATCACAGTCAGGACGAGTGGGCGCACCGGGCGCAGCATGCGGCGCAGCCCGAAGCGCGGATCGGGCTCGCGCAAACGCTGTGCGTTCAGGCTGGGCTGTTCGGCGGCGGGTGGCAAGCGCTCGATGGTGCGGCGCAGTTCGGGGGTCTCGCTCACGTCGGCCGCCGCGCCCGCGAAGTGGCCGCCGGAACGACCGAGCGCCCGCTGGTTCCCGGCCCCGGTCGGGGCGGCGTCCGGTCCAGGGGCGACGTGTCCTGCGGGGCCGGGCAGCCTGATCACGCGATCGGCATGGGCGAGCGTCGATTCCCGATGCGCCAGGATCAGCGTGGTCCGTCCGCCGCGGTCGGGCAGCGCGTCGAAGATCGCGGCCTCGGTCACCGCGTCCACCGCCGAGGTAGCGTCGTCGAGAACCAGGATGCGTGGGCGCGCCAGTAGCGCCCTGGCCAGGGCGATCCGCTGCCGCTGGCCGCCGGAAAGGGTCAGGCCGCGTTCGCCGACCACAGTGTCGTAGCCATCCGGCAACTCGGTGATGAACTCGTCGGCCGCGGCTTGCACGGCGGCCTGCCTGATCTCATCGTCGGTGGCCTCCGGCCGCCCGAGCGCGATATTCGCGGCGATCGTGTCGGAGAACAGGAAGGGGTCGTCGAAAACGACGCCGATGGCCGCGCGCAGATCGGCGGCACGCACGTCGGCGATGTCGACCCCGACGGCGTCCGCCGTGAGCGTCGCGGTGCGCGGACCGATCCGCGGAACGGTGAACGCACCGGCAGGGTCGGTGCTCGGTGCGTTGCTCGACCCGCGTCGCGTGACAGCCGACGCGTTGGCCGGTTCGGCGCTTGCGGCGGTGCGCAAACTGTTCCGCGTGTCGGTGTACCGGTCAGCCGAGTCGGTGCGCGGCGTGGGGTGCGGACCGTTTCGTGTGACGGCGAACGGGTCGGCCGAGTCGGTGCGCGGCGTGGGGTCGCGACCGTTCCGCGTCTCGGTGTACGCGTCAACCGGGTCCGTGCGCGGCGTGGGGTGCGGACCGTTCCACGTGTCGATGGACCCGTCGGCCGGTTCGGTGCGCGGCGGAGCGAGTGCGGCATCGGCGAACAGCCGGATGTTGCCGGAATCCGGCGCGTAGAACCGGGGGAGCAGCAGGGCGAGTGTGGACTTGCCCGAGCCCGCCGGGCCGATGACGGCCACCGTCTCACCGGGCCGTATCCGCAGGTCCAGTTCGCGCAGAACCGGCTGATCGGGATCGAAACCGAAGGTGAGGGCATCGATTTCGATGCCGAGCGGCCCATCCGGAAGCTCGACCGGACGGTCCGGGTCGGCGATGACCGGCGCGGTGTCGATCACCTGGAACACCCGTTCGGCCGCCGCTCTGGTCAGCTGGGCCATGACGATCACCGACGAGAGGATGCGCGCGGTGCCGGTCATGACCGCGACGTACGCGGCGAACGCGACGAAGGTGCCGATCCCGATGCTGCCGTGCAGTGCGAGCAGCCCACCCAGCGCGATGACCGCGACCATGCCGAGTTGCGGAATCGTCGCGATCGTCGGTGCGAATCCGGCGTCGATCTTCGCCGCGCGCATCCGCTCCGCGAACAGCCTCCGGCCATGGCGTTCCAGCAGGTCGACCATCCGAGCTTCTTGACCGAAGCCCTTCACTACCCGCACGCCGGTCACCGTCTCCTCGACATGCTGGGCGAGGTCGGCGGCGCGCTGCTGCGCGGACCAGGTGGCCGCGTGCAGCCGCGGGCGCACTCGATACACCACCAGTCCGATCGCGGGCACCACCAGCAGTGCGACGGCGGCCAGTGGCGGCGAGAGCCAGATCATGACCGCGGCGGCGAGAACGAACTCCAGCAGCGCCATGCCCGACAGCGGGGCCATCGCCATCAGGCCTTGGACCAGCTGGAGATCGGTGATCGACCGGGACACCACCTGCCCGGTGCGCAGGGTGTCCTGTCCGATGCCGTCCAAGCGCTGCAGCGAGCCGAGCAGATTCACGCGTAGCGCGTGCTGCACGTCCAAGGACAGCCGCCCGGCCAGCAAGCGCCGTCCGAATCCGGCCGCTGAGCGGCTGACGGCCAGCACCAGGAACAGGCCCGCGACCGCGCTGATCGCCGCAGTGTCACCCACACCGGCCGCGTCGATGGCCTTCTTGGTCAGCAGCGGCCCGGCCGTCTCGATGACCGCGCCACCGAGCACCGCCGCCCCGATCCCGGCCAGCACCGCGCGGTGCGGCCGGCACTCGGCCCACAGCCTGCGTATCCATCCCGGTCTGCCGCCCCCGTCCATGTCGACCGCTCGCCCCCTTTGTCGTCCCGCG carries:
- a CDS encoding ABC transporter ATP-binding protein, yielding MRNAGRQRGRAVDMDGGGRPGWIRRLWAECRPHRAVLAGIGAAVLGGAVIETAGPLLTKKAIDAAGVGDTAAISAVAGLFLVLAVSRSAAGFGRRLLAGRLSLDVQHALRVNLLGSLQRLDGIGQDTLRTGQVVSRSITDLQLVQGLMAMAPLSGMALLEFVLAAAVMIWLSPPLAAVALLVVPAIGLVVYRVRPRLHAATWSAQQRAADLAQHVEETVTGVRVVKGFGQEARMVDLLERHGRRLFAERMRAAKIDAGFAPTIATIPQLGMVAVIALGGLLALHGSIGIGTFVAFAAYVAVMTGTARILSSVIVMAQLTRAAAERVFQVIDTAPVIADPDRPVELPDGPLGIEIDALTFGFDPDQPVLRELDLRIRPGETVAVIGPAGSGKSTLALLLPRFYAPDSGNIRLFADAALAPPRTEPADGSIDTWNGPHPTPRTDPVDAYTETRNGRDPTPRTDSADPFAVTRNGPHPTPRTDSADRYTDTRNSLRTAASAEPANASAVTRRGSSNAPSTDPAGAFTVPRIGPRTATLTADAVGVDIADVRAADLRAAIGVVFDDPFLFSDTIAANIALGRPEATDDEIRQAAVQAAADEFITELPDGYDTVVGERGLTLSGGQRQRIALARALLARPRILVLDDATSAVDAVTEAAIFDALPDRGGRTTLILAHRESTLAHADRVIRLPGPAGHVAPGPDAAPTGAGNQRALGRSGGHFAGAAADVSETPELRRTIERLPPAAEQPSLNAQRLREPDPRFGLRRMLRPVRPLVLTVMALLAADAAIGIAFPPLVRYAIDGGVLGDNAAALVRAALLGVVLAAAGLAVGAATTVLTARTGERVLFALRVRSFAHLQRLGLDYYERELSGRIMTRMTTDVDALSTFLQTGVATTLVGLMTLVGIVVALLVIDVSLALVVLATVPSLVLATVLFRRVSSIAYTVSREHVSAVNADFQENVTGLRAVQANRHEPRAARRFAEYSQRYRDSRLRAQRAIALYFAFVVGWADAALAAVVFFGAREVAAGATSAGTLIAFVLYLQLLFGPILHLSQVFDSYQQARVGLRRIGDLLRTPSSLTADPADPVPFAHGLHGDVAFDDVRFRYAGSRGLALDGVSLHIPTGSTLALVGPTGAGKSTVVKLLARLYDLPRDESNHSGGHPKGAETRTIPALSPAGLASSSIEQNGDRGVAPGVIRVDGADIRDYRLADYRSRLGIVPQEAHLFTGDVASNIAFGKPLATPEEIAAAAAAVGATDMIAALPLGMGHPVGERGRGLSAGQRQLIALARAELVAPDLLLLDEATATLDPDAEASVLAASRSLSRDRTTVIVAHRLGTAARADRIAVVDHGRIVEFGPHAELLAAGGPYARLWAAAHESGGIFSTIDESSPMRSGVSGGQ